Proteins encoded within one genomic window of Manis pentadactyla isolate mManPen7 chromosome 4, mManPen7.hap1, whole genome shotgun sequence:
- the PIRT gene encoding phosphoinositide-interacting protein — MATAALPNALEVDEKSPESKDLLPSQTASSLCISSRSESVWTAAPRSNWEIYRKPIIVMSVGGAILLFGVVITCFTYIQSLDDKLLKVLKMTGPAFLSLGLMTLVCGLVWVPIIKKKQKQRQKSIFFQSLKSFFLNR, encoded by the coding sequence ATGGCGACGGCGGCTCTTCCCAATGCCCTGGAGGTCGATGAGAAGTCCCCAGAGTCCAAGGACCTTCTACCCAGCCAGACGGCCAGCTCCCTGTGCATCAGCTCCAGAAGCGAGTCCGTCTGGACCGCCGCTCCCAGGAGTAACTGGGAGATCTACCGCAAGCCCATCATCGTCATGTCTGTGGGTGGCGCCATTCTCCTCTTCGGTGTGGTCATCACCTGCTTCACCTACATCCAGAGCCTGGATGACAAGCTCCTGAAGGTCCTGAAGATGACAGGGCCTGCCTTCTTGTCCCTGGGACTCATGACACTCGTGTGTGGGCTGGTGTGGGTGCccatcatcaaaaagaaacagaagcagaGACAGAAGTCAATTTTCTTCCAGAGTCTCAAGTCCTTCTTCCTGAATCGCTGA